One stretch of Pseudomonas sp. NC02 DNA includes these proteins:
- a CDS encoding PLP-dependent aminotransferase family protein has protein sequence MGFHYGLLGVHNVDHDLHHRKCQFRGFSMGQFSANPDAFSRGAQRRIYARLRAQIEDGTLAAGTRLMSTRAIAAELGVSRTTVTAAYEQLAAEGFVLTSVGKAATVASIISTQSGHAQGDSAQQKELPPVLSLYGQRVAIMKPYNMASPQARIDFRYGSVATRDFPALGWQRAYRSELVKRQPSLAYGHPEGEERLRNALQGYLRRARGLACDADQILVVHGSQQGLDLCARLLLNPQDAFVFEEPGYRMARYCFEATGATALPIPVDASGLDTSALPEGDRVRLAFVTPSHQFPMGAVLPVARRLELLSWARRHRAWIIEDDYGGEFRYGQRPIDALQSMDADARVIYVGTFSKALSPQLRLGYLVLPRELVHVFREAKRLTDRHSPRWEQNVLASLIESGTYERHVRRLRRENELRRRALLEAFEQHLAEYGQLAGMAAGLHGVLTLPALRAQDEPTLQAIALERGVGVYPLSPLFAEPASVEYERSAGLILGYAGLTTQQIHEGIGILGTVIREVKELRTRANLQGRDKANKKKWSA, from the coding sequence ATGGGATTTCACTACGGATTGTTGGGAGTCCATAATGTCGACCACGATCTGCATCATCGAAAGTGCCAGTTTCGAGGTTTTTCCATGGGCCAGTTTTCAGCCAATCCGGATGCATTTTCCCGCGGCGCGCAACGTCGGATCTATGCCAGGCTGCGCGCGCAGATAGAAGACGGCACGCTTGCCGCCGGCACGAGGCTCATGTCGACGCGGGCAATCGCGGCCGAACTCGGCGTGTCGCGAACCACTGTAACGGCGGCTTACGAGCAACTGGCGGCCGAAGGCTTTGTCCTGACATCAGTGGGCAAGGCCGCCACGGTAGCGAGCATAATCAGCACTCAATCCGGGCATGCCCAAGGGGACTCGGCGCAGCAAAAGGAACTGCCGCCAGTGCTTTCCCTTTACGGGCAACGAGTGGCCATCATGAAGCCGTACAACATGGCGTCACCCCAAGCCCGCATCGATTTCAGGTACGGCTCAGTCGCTACCAGGGATTTTCCGGCGCTGGGTTGGCAGCGCGCCTACCGTTCCGAACTAGTCAAGCGTCAACCGAGCCTCGCTTACGGCCACCCCGAAGGGGAAGAGCGCTTGCGCAATGCGCTGCAAGGTTATCTGCGACGCGCACGCGGTCTGGCGTGCGATGCGGATCAAATACTCGTAGTGCATGGCTCGCAGCAAGGACTTGACCTGTGCGCCCGGCTTTTGCTGAACCCGCAAGATGCATTCGTCTTCGAAGAGCCTGGCTACCGCATGGCCAGATATTGCTTTGAGGCCACGGGCGCGACGGCGTTGCCCATACCCGTCGATGCCTCTGGACTGGATACCAGTGCTCTGCCGGAAGGTGATCGCGTGCGCCTGGCCTTTGTCACTCCGTCTCACCAGTTTCCCATGGGGGCGGTGCTTCCTGTCGCACGTCGCCTCGAACTGCTGAGTTGGGCGAGGCGACATCGCGCGTGGATCATTGAGGACGATTACGGCGGCGAGTTTCGCTATGGCCAGCGGCCCATCGACGCACTGCAATCCATGGACGCAGATGCTCGCGTCATTTATGTCGGAACGTTCTCCAAGGCACTCTCACCGCAACTCAGGTTGGGTTATCTGGTTCTTCCACGCGAGTTGGTTCACGTTTTCCGTGAAGCCAAACGGCTGACCGATCGACACTCACCGCGCTGGGAGCAAAACGTGCTCGCCTCATTGATCGAAAGTGGAACCTATGAGCGTCACGTTCGCCGCCTGCGGCGGGAAAATGAACTGCGGCGAAGGGCATTACTGGAGGCTTTTGAACAGCATCTGGCGGAATATGGGCAACTGGCCGGCATGGCGGCGGGCTTACACGGCGTATTAACGCTACCCGCGCTTCGCGCTCAGGATGAGCCGACGTTGCAGGCGATAGCGCTCGAACGCGGGGTTGGCGTATATCCGCTTTCGCCGCTGTTTGCCGAACCAGCGTCGGTAGAATACGAGCGATCGGCAGGACTCATTTTGGGCTATGCCGGCCTGACAACGCAGCAGATTCATGAAGGGATCGGCATTCTTGGCACGGTGATTCGGGAGGTTAAAGAGCTTCGGACTCGAGCAAATTTACAAGGTAGAGATAAGGCGAATAAGAAAAAGTGGTCGGCTTGA
- a CDS encoding FMN-binding negative transcriptional regulator: MYIPEHFAEHRPEQLHRIIRDNPLGILVTEGESGMDADHIPFELDTGHGTYGLLTAHVARANPVWQRCAGGTPVMVIFRGAEGYISPNWYASKHETHRQVPTWNYEVVHVHGVMRVMSEEKLLRRTLAQLTRHQESKEIKPWKMGDAPREYLDEMVSRVVGIEIEMQCVECKRKLNQNKSHADRLSAIAHLRERGHVELSSIMLANLEQPDQGAAPWTLS; this comes from the coding sequence ATGTACATTCCCGAACACTTCGCAGAGCACCGCCCGGAACAGTTGCACCGAATTATCCGCGACAATCCGCTGGGCATCCTCGTTACTGAGGGTGAATCCGGCATGGATGCGGACCACATTCCCTTTGAACTCGATACCGGCCACGGAACATACGGGTTGCTGACCGCTCATGTGGCCCGCGCCAATCCTGTGTGGCAACGTTGCGCCGGCGGCACGCCTGTCATGGTGATCTTCAGGGGGGCAGAAGGCTACATTTCGCCCAACTGGTATGCGTCCAAACACGAAACGCATCGCCAGGTTCCCACATGGAACTACGAGGTGGTGCATGTGCATGGCGTCATGCGCGTGATGTCGGAAGAAAAGCTCCTGCGCCGCACCCTGGCCCAGCTGACTCGCCACCAGGAGTCCAAGGAGATCAAGCCCTGGAAGATGGGCGATGCGCCGCGTGAATATCTGGACGAGATGGTGTCGAGAGTTGTCGGTATCGAGATCGAAATGCAGTGCGTTGAATGCAAGCGCAAGCTCAATCAAAACAAGTCGCACGCTGATCGCTTGTCTGCGATCGCGCACTTGCGCGAGCGCGGGCACGTTGAGCTTTCTTCGATAATGCTGGCCAACCTTGAGCAGCCGGATCAGGGGGCAGCACCGTGGACCTTGAGTTGA